A single window of Neospora caninum Liverpool complete genome, chromosome XII DNA harbors:
- a CDS encoding putative RNA methyltransferase, TrmA family, with the protein MTLRVDRTKSREGRKLAVSPLGTGKPSADERLPPCRHFDRHCGGCSFLHLSYEAQLREKRALLVSSASRETFFGSEQQDVLRPVVPSPSDLMYRNRSDFIFLLKNGPQLGHFHFDSPQVVDIPQCPKLMPAGRRVYKAVRERLLPILKANRELTIFNRLSGTGLLKGLTIRSAVDRDGVERVLLGFVCSQTVCNLDALSHLSQALLEDCGPALAGVVAVPMASPGREPSEAEEVVLAGAGHVVQSLGSFGDLQISIRTSFPTNALLLASFCNTVVEAAALQPHHVVWDIFSGSGLFSLLMGRQCRKVFAFDSRPENFAEMEKNLSFNGVENVTGYVADLSSRALSKHVPSHSDGNECREDGELSDEEASETSPRVEPLTYPQRIPGLYDEKEETRRRQQHLNRVAREALKLLEREGLQSPVAGAGHETGEAFVRHPERKAVRENRSNQEEGQEVEQSDDSEQDNDAIEFEGLEPPDVVILQPPRLGCDKALRRWLRRAAIPRIVYISRHPPRMFRDIGALTYLG; encoded by the exons ATGACACTACGCGTTGATCGGACCAAGTCTCGCGAGGGCCGGAAACtcgccgtttcgcctctcgggaCCGGCAAGCCTT CTGCCGATGAACGGCTTCCTCCTTGTCGACACTTCGACCGTCactgcggcggctgcagttTCCTCCACCTCAGCTACGAGGCCCAGCTGCGCGAAAAACGGGCTCTCTTGGTGTCGAGTGCCTCGAGGGAAACGTTTTTCGGTTCGGAGCAGCAAGACGTTTTGCGCCCTGTCGTGCCGTCGCCAAGTGACCTGAT GTACAGAAACCGGTCCgacttcatcttcctcttgaAGAACGGCCCTCAGCTTGGCCACTTTCATTTTGATTCGCCGCAAGTCGTTGACATTCCGCAGTGTCCGAAACTCATGCCAGCGG GTCGTCGCGTCTATAAGGCAGTCCGAGAGCGCCTGCTTCCTATCCTCAAAGCGAACCGGGAACTCACCATTTTCAACCGCCTTTCAGGCACCGGCCTTCTCAAGGGACTTACGATTCGGTCGGCTG TTGATCGTGACGGCGTCGAGCGCGTCCTCTTGGGCTTTGTATGCTCACAGACCGTCTGCAACCTCGATGCACTCTCACACCTCTCGCAGGCTCTCCTGGAGGATTGCGGTCCTGCTCTGGCAGGCGTCGTAGCCGTCCCGATGGCCAG tCCGGGGCGCGAGCCttcggaggcagaggaggtGGTGCTGGCAGGCGCCGGCCACGTCGTTCAGAGCCTGGGCTCTTTCGGAGACCTTCAGATTTCAA TCAGGACCTCGTTTCCAACGaacgcgcttcttctcgctaGTTTTTGCAATACAGTTGTGGAGGCGGCGGCTCTTCAGCCTCACCACGTTGTCTGGGATATTTTCTCTGGATCAgggcttttttctctgctcatGGGGAGGCAGTGCAGAAAG GTGTTTGCGTTCGACAGCCGACCGGAGAACTTCGccgagatggagaagaatTTGTCCTTCAACGGGGTCGAGAATGTCACTGGCTACGTAGCCGACCTCTCGTCTCG AGCCCTTTCCAAGCACGTCCCGTCCCACTCTGATGGGAACGAGTGCCGCGAAGATGGAGAGCTGTCGGATGAA GAGGCCTCGGAGACCAGCCCGCGGGTGGAGCCGCTGACATATCCACAGCGTATCCCCGGTCTGTATGATGAGAAGGAGGAGACTCGAAGGCGCCAGCAGCACCTCAACCGCGTCGCCCGCGAAGCGCTGAAACTTCTCGAGCGTGAAGGCCTACAATCCCCAGTTGCAGGAGCGG GACACGAGACGGGTGAAGCTTTCGTTCGGCATCCCGAGAGGAAAGCTGTGCGCGAAAATAGGTCCAAccaagaggaaggacaggaagtGGAACAAAGTGACGACAGCGAGCAGGACAACGATGCAATTGAGTTCGAGGGCTTGGAGCCGCCAGATGTTGTGATTCTGCAGCCACCTCGGCTTGGATGCGATAAG GCCTTGAGAAGGTGGTTACGTCGAGCCGCGATCCCGCGAATTGTATACATATCACGCCATCCGCCCCGCATGTTCCGAGACATTGGAGCTTTAACCTATCTGGGGTAA